Proteins from a genomic interval of Chroococcidiopsis thermalis PCC 7203:
- a CDS encoding 2-isopropylmalate synthase: MSGKSMDNQWGTERVIIFDTTLRDGEQCPGATLNVDEKLAIARQLARLGVDVIEAGFAFASPGDFEAVTRVAKEVGTIDGPIVCSLARAIKADIKAAAEALKPAAKGRIHTFISTSDIHLEYQLKKSKAEVLAIAEEMVAYAKSFMDDVEFSTMDATRTDPEYLYQVLERAIAAGATTINIPDTVGYTTPSEFGALIKGIKENVPNIDRAIISVHGHNDIGLAVANFLEAVKNGARQLECAVNGIGERAGNTALEEIVMALHVRRQYFNPFLGRPAESEAPLTNIDTREIYRTSRLVSNLTGMLVQPNKAIVGANAFAHESGIHQDGILKNKLTYEIMDAESIGLTNNQIVLGKHSGRHAFSSRLQELGFNLSETELNKAFLRFKDLADKKKDISDWDLEAIVNDEIKTTPEVFHLELVQVSCGDCTRPTATVTLRTQDGEELTDAAIGTGPVDAIYKAINRVVNVPNQLIEFSVQSVTAGIDAIGEVTIRLRYEDKVYSGHAANTDIIVASAQAYVNALNRLYAALQHQQQRDRSLA; the protein is encoded by the coding sequence ATGTCTGGTAAATCTATGGACAATCAATGGGGAACAGAGCGGGTCATAATTTTCGATACTACGTTGCGGGATGGCGAACAGTGTCCTGGGGCAACGTTGAACGTCGATGAAAAATTAGCGATCGCCCGTCAACTAGCTCGCTTGGGAGTAGATGTGATCGAGGCAGGCTTTGCTTTTGCTAGTCCTGGCGATTTTGAGGCAGTGACAAGAGTTGCTAAAGAAGTCGGAACGATTGACGGACCGATCGTTTGCAGTTTGGCAAGAGCAATCAAAGCTGACATTAAAGCCGCAGCCGAAGCCTTAAAGCCAGCCGCTAAAGGCAGAATTCATACATTTATTTCCACATCAGATATTCACTTAGAATATCAGTTGAAAAAATCGAAAGCCGAAGTCTTAGCGATCGCTGAGGAAATGGTGGCTTACGCTAAGTCTTTTATGGACGATGTGGAATTCTCAACTATGGATGCTACCCGCACCGATCCAGAATACTTGTATCAAGTTTTGGAACGGGCGATCGCGGCTGGAGCAACAACAATCAACATACCCGATACTGTCGGTTACACGACTCCGAGCGAATTTGGGGCATTAATTAAAGGTATTAAAGAAAATGTTCCCAACATCGATCGCGCCATTATTTCCGTCCACGGTCATAATGATATCGGTTTAGCCGTTGCTAACTTTCTCGAAGCCGTAAAAAATGGGGCAAGACAGCTAGAATGTGCCGTTAATGGCATTGGCGAACGGGCTGGAAATACAGCGTTAGAAGAAATTGTGATGGCGCTGCACGTCCGCAGGCAATACTTCAACCCCTTTTTAGGTCGTCCGGCAGAGTCAGAAGCACCGCTAACTAATATTGATACGCGGGAAATTTACCGCACTTCTCGCCTAGTTTCTAACCTGACAGGAATGCTAGTACAGCCAAATAAGGCAATTGTCGGAGCAAATGCTTTCGCTCACGAGTCTGGCATTCACCAAGATGGTATTCTCAAAAATAAGCTCACCTATGAGATTATGGATGCTGAGTCGATTGGTTTAACAAATAACCAAATCGTCTTAGGCAAACACTCCGGTCGCCATGCTTTTAGTTCGCGCTTGCAAGAATTGGGCTTTAACCTGTCAGAAACAGAATTAAATAAAGCTTTCTTACGATTTAAAGACTTAGCGGATAAGAAAAAAGATATTTCCGACTGGGATTTAGAGGCGATTGTCAACGACGAGATCAAAACGACTCCAGAAGTTTTTCATTTAGAATTAGTCCAAGTATCTTGTGGCGATTGCACTCGTCCGACAGCAACTGTCACCTTACGGACTCAAGATGGTGAAGAACTGACCGATGCAGCGATCGGCACGGGACCCGTGGATGCTATATATAAGGCGATCAATCGGGTGGTAAACGTCCCCAATCAGTTAATCGAATTTTCCGTCCAGTCCGTGACGGCGGGAATTGATGCAATCGGGGAAGTCACGATCCGACTGCGCTACGAAGATAAAGTCTATTCCGGTCATGCAGCAAATACAGACATTATCGTTGCTTCTGCCCAGGCATACGTCAACGCCTTGAATCGGCTTTATGCGGCATTGCAGCATCAACAGCAACGCGATCGCTCGTTAGCATAG
- a CDS encoding NYN domain-containing protein — protein sequence MPCSMMNRLSIFVDGNNMFYAQQKNGWFFDPRRVLEYFRKEQPDTVLINAFWYTGLKDPQDQRGFRDALISLGYTVRTKILKEYYDDTSGRYSQKANLDIEIVVDMFNTVDQYDRVVLFSGDGDFERAIELLRSKNTHITVVSTEGMIARELRNATDRYIDLNDIRESIEKADY from the coding sequence TCTACGCACAACAGAAAAATGGTTGGTTTTTCGACCCGCGAAGGGTGCTGGAGTACTTTAGGAAAGAGCAACCAGATACAGTACTAATTAACGCCTTTTGGTACACTGGATTGAAAGATCCTCAAGATCAAAGGGGTTTTCGGGATGCACTCATTAGTCTGGGATACACCGTTCGTACTAAAATTTTAAAAGAGTACTACGACGATACCTCGGGTCGCTATTCGCAAAAAGCGAATTTAGATATAGAAATTGTAGTAGATATGTTTAATACAGTAGATCAGTACGATCGCGTAGTTTTATTTAGTGGTGATGGAGATTTTGAGAGAGCTATAGAATTATTAAGGTCAAAAAATACTCATATTACAGTTGTATCTACAGAAGGAATGATTGCAAGAGAGTTACGGAATGCTACCGATCGCTACATCGATTTAAATGATATTAGAGAATCCATTGAAAAAGCTGATTATTAG